In Maylandia zebra isolate NMK-2024a linkage group LG12, Mzebra_GT3a, whole genome shotgun sequence, a single genomic region encodes these proteins:
- the LOC106676749 gene encoding polyubiquitin, with protein sequence MDITITMVGGSHTVRVNPQDTVGSLKIKIQSMLGVDPQRQRLVFINGQKTPLNDDSKPISYYGLQHGSQVSLLVTEPPPTQVFLRNEKGQTSTYDIRLDETVSNFKNRVEKREGVPASQQRLIHQGREMQGGKLEDYNVRNHSTIELTLRLRGG encoded by the coding sequence ATGGATATAACTATCACTATGGTGGGTGGGTCCCACACCGTGAGGGTGAACCCACAGGACACGGTTGGCtctctgaaaataaaaatccagaGCATGCTGGGAGTCGACCCCCAGAGGCAGAGGCTGGTTTTCATAAACGGCCAGAAGACCCCTCTCAACGACGACTCCAAACCCATCAGCTACTACGGCTTACAGCACGGCTCCCAGGTGTCCCTGCTGGTCACCGAGCCTCCTCCGACCCAGGTGTTCCTCAGAAATGAAAAGGGACAAACGAGCACCTACGACATCAGGCTCGACGAGACTGTGAGCAACTTCAAGAACAGAGTCGAGAAAAGAGAGGGGGTGCCAGCGAGCCAGCAGAGGCTCATTCACCAAGGCCGGGAGATGCAGGGTGGCAAACTGGAGGACTACAACGTCAGAAACCACAGCACCATCGAGTTGACTTTACGTCTGAGAGGAGGCTGA
- the LOC143421486 gene encoding polyubiquitin-like, with translation MDITITMVGGSHTVRVNPQDTVGSLKIKIQSMLGVDPQRQRLVFINGQKTPLNDDSKPISYYGLQHGSQVSLLVTEPPPTQVFLRNDEKGQTSTYDIRLDETVSNFKNRVEKREGVPASQQRLIHQGREMQGGKLEDYNVRNHSTIELTLRLRGG, from the coding sequence ATGGATATAACTATCACTATGGTGGGTGGGTCCCACACCGTGAGGGTGAACCCACAGGACACGGTTGGCtctctgaaaataaaaatccagaGCATGCTGGGAGTCGACCCCCAGAGGCAGAGGCTGGTTTTCATAAACGGCCAGAAGACCCCTCTCAACGACGACTCCAAACCCATCAGCTACTACGGCTTACAGCACGGCTCCCAGGTGTCCCTGCTGGTCACCGAGCCTCCTCCGACCCAGGTGTTCCTCAGAAATGATGAAAAGGGACAGACGAGCACCTACGACATCAGGCTCGACGAGACTGTGAGCAACTTCAAGAACAGAGTCGAGAAAAGAGAGGGGGTGCCAGCGAGCCAGCAGAGGCTCATTCACCAAGGCCGGGAGATGCAGGGTGGCAAACTGGAGGACTACAACGTCAGAAACCACAGCACCATCGAGTTGACTTTACGTCTGAGAGGAGGCTGA
- the LOC101465468 gene encoding polyubiquitin-like: MDITINMLGESHTLTVNPEDTVGSLKIKIYKKLEVNPQTQKLVFINGQKTPLNDDSKPISYYGLQHGSQVSLLVTEPPPPAPIQVFLRNEKGHSSTYDIRLDETVSNFKNRVEGRERVPASQQRLIHEGREMQGGKLEDYNVRNHSTIYMFFRLRGG, from the coding sequence ATGGATATAACTATTAACATGCTGGGTGAGTCCCACACTCTGACCGTGAACCCAGAGGACACAGTTGGCtctctgaaaataaaaatctacaAGAAACTGGAAGTCAACCCTCAGACGCAGAAACTGGTTTTCATAAACGGCCAGAAGACCCCTCTCAACGATGACTCCAAACCCATCAGCTACTACGGCTTACAGCACGGCTCCCAGGTGTCCCTGCTGGTCACCGAGCCTCCTCCGCCTGCTCCCATCCAGGTGTTCCTCAGAAATGAAAAGGGACACTCCAGCACCTATGACATCAGGCTCGACGAGACTGTGAGCAACTTCAAGAACAGAGTCgaggggagagagagggtgCCAGCGAGCCAGCAGAGGCTCATTCATGAAGGCCGGGAGATGCAGGGTGGCAAACTGGAGGACTACAACGTCAGAAACCACAGCACCATCTACATGTTTTTCCGTCTGAGAGGAGGCTGA
- the LOC101484566 gene encoding polyubiquitin-like, with translation MDITINMLGESHTLTVNPEDTVGSLKIKIQEKLEVDPQTQKLDFLNGHPNDDSKPISYYGLQHCSRVSLLVTEPPPPAPIQVFLRNEKGQMSTYDIQPGETVSNFKNRVEKREGVPASQQRLIHQGREMQGAKLEDYNVRNHSTIYMTLHLRGG, from the coding sequence ATGGATATAACTATTAACATGCTGGGTGAGTCCCACACTCTGACCGTGAACCCAGAGGACACAGTTGGCtctctgaaaataaaaatccaggAGAAATTGGAAGTCGACCCTCAGACGCAGAAACTGGATTTTCTGAACGGTCATCCCAATGACGACTCCAAACCCATCAGCTACTACGGCTTACAGCACTGCTCCCGGGTGTCCCTGCTGGTCACCGAGcctcctccacctgctcccATCCAGGTGTTCCTCAGAAATGAAAAGGGACAGATGAGCACCTACGACATCCAACCCGGCGAGACTGTGAGCAACTTCAAGAACAGAGTCGAGAAAAGAGAGGGGGTGCCAGCGAGCCAGCAGAGGCTCATTCACCAAGGCCGGGAGATGCAGGGTGCCAAACTGGAGGACTACAACGTCAGAAACCACAGCACCATCTACATGACTTTGCACCTGAGAGGAGGCTGA
- the pxmp2 gene encoding peroxisomal membrane protein 2 translates to MPVQSRSVRDSSVHFRLLQQYLVLLKKYPILTKSVTSGILSALGNLLSQFVEARKKAQKGAPVSNIDAAGAARYAIYGLLITGPVSHLFYQLMEVWIPTTDRFCVVKRLLLDRLIFAPGFLLLFYFVMNILEAKGWTDFEKKMRRSYWTALKMNWKVWTPFQFININFVPVQFRVLFANMIALFWYAYLASVRK, encoded by the exons ATGCCCGTGCAGAGCCGCTCCGTGCGGGACTCCTCCGTACATTTCAGGTTACTCCAGCAGTACCTGGTCCTCCTGAAGAAATACCCCATCCTGACTAAATCTGTAACCAG TGGCATCCTCTCTGCTTTAGGAAACCTTCTGTCTCAGTTTGTGGAGGCGAGAAAAAAAGCCCAGAAGGGAGCTCCTGTCAGTAATATCGATGCAGCTGGAGCTGCACGCTACGCCATTTATGG GTTGCTTATTACAGGACCCGTGAGCCACTTGTTTTACCAGCTGATGGAAGTATGGATTCCCACCACAGATCGGTTTTGTGTAGTCAAACGTCTGCTGCTGGACCGGCTTATTTTTGCCCCGGGCTTTCTGCTCCTTTTCTACTTTGTAATGAACATCCTGGAG GCTAAAGGATGGACTGATTTTGAAAAGAAGATGAGAAGAAGTTATTGGACCGCTTTGAAGATGAACTGGAAAGTTTGGACCCCTTTCCAGTTCATAAACATCAACTTTGTCCCTGTTCAG TTCCGAGTGCTGTTTGCCAACATGATCGCCTTATTTTGGTATGCCTACCTTGCATCTGTGAGAAAATGA
- the unga gene encoding uracil-DNA glycosylase isoform X2, with translation MIGQKTINSFFSPVSKKRTSTELIESEEDANEPKKQKGCGVETEQSSPRPAPLSPEQLDKIARNKKAALERLSSVQTPPGFGESWRKALSAEFGKPYFKQLTSFVCEERKRHTVYPPAEHVFTWTQMCDIRDVKVVILGQDPYHGPNQAHGLCFSVKRPVPPPPSLENMFKELSSDIKGFQHPGHGDLTGWAQQGVLLLNAVLTVRAHQANSHKDRGWEAFTDVVVQWLSKNLEGLIFMLWGSYAQKKGAAIDRKRHHVLQAVHPSPLSAHRGFFGCRHFSKANELLQKSGKSPIDWKAL, from the exons ATGATTGGACAGAAGACTATTAACTCATTTTTTTCGCCAGTTTCGAAGAAGAGGACTTCTACGGAGTTAATTGAATCCGAGGAGGATGCAAACGAGCCG AAAAAGCAGAAGGGCTGTGGGGTGGAGACGGAGCAGAGCAGCCCACGCCCTGCCCCTCTGTCCCCGGAGCAGCTGGACAAGATCGCCCGCAACAAGAAAGCGGCGCTGGAGAGACTGTCTTCCGTTCAAACACCACCAGGGTTCGGGGAGAGCTGGAGGAAGGCGCTGTCGGCTGAGTTTGGAAAGCCGTACTTCAAACAa CTGACGAGTTTTGTTTGTGAAGAGAGGAAACGCCACACAGTTTACCCACCTGCTGAACATGTATTTACCTGGACACAGATGTGTGACATCCGAGAT GTAAAAGTGGTGATCCTTGGCCAGGATCCATATCACGGTCCTAACCAAGCTCATGGATTGTGCTTCAGTGTGAAGAGACCAGTGCCTCCTCCCCCCAG CTTGGAGAACATGTTCAAAGAGCTGAGCTCTGACATCAAAGGCTTCCAGCACCCGGGACATGGAGATCTGACTGGATGGGCCCAACAAG GAGTGCTGTTGCTCAACGCTGTGCTGACTGTCCGAGCGCACCAGGCCAACTCCCACAAAGACCGAGGCTGGGAGGCATTCACTGACGTTGTGGTGCAGTGGCTCAGCAAAAACCTGGAGGGCCTCATCTTCATGCTGTGGGGATCATATGCTCAGAAGAAAGGAGCTGCTATAGACAGG AAACGTCACCACGTCTTGCAGGCTGTTCATCCGTCTCCCCTGTCTGCTCATCGGGGGTTTTTTGGGTGCAGACACTTCTCAAAGGCCAACGAGCTGCTACAAAAATCTGGAAAGTCTCCCATTGActggaaagcactttga
- the unga gene encoding uracil-DNA glycosylase isoform X1 — translation MIPPLCRHFLKPFRPPAVRFSPVLCVSQYIKIIQKKQKGCGVETEQSSPRPAPLSPEQLDKIARNKKAALERLSSVQTPPGFGESWRKALSAEFGKPYFKQLTSFVCEERKRHTVYPPAEHVFTWTQMCDIRDVKVVILGQDPYHGPNQAHGLCFSVKRPVPPPPSLENMFKELSSDIKGFQHPGHGDLTGWAQQGVLLLNAVLTVRAHQANSHKDRGWEAFTDVVVQWLSKNLEGLIFMLWGSYAQKKGAAIDRKRHHVLQAVHPSPLSAHRGFFGCRHFSKANELLQKSGKSPIDWKAL, via the exons ATGATTCCACCGCTCTGTCGACACTTTCTGAAGCCGTTTAGACCCCCGGCTGTCCGCTTCTCACCAGTTCTATGTGTTTCTCAATACATTAAAATTATCCAGAAAAAGCAGAAGGGCTGTGGGGTGGAGACGGAGCAGAGCAGCCCACGCCCTGCCCCTCTGTCCCCGGAGCAGCTGGACAAGATCGCCCGCAACAAGAAAGCGGCGCTGGAGAGACTGTCTTCCGTTCAAACACCACCAGGGTTCGGGGAGAGCTGGAGGAAGGCGCTGTCGGCTGAGTTTGGAAAGCCGTACTTCAAACAa CTGACGAGTTTTGTTTGTGAAGAGAGGAAACGCCACACAGTTTACCCACCTGCTGAACATGTATTTACCTGGACACAGATGTGTGACATCCGAGAT GTAAAAGTGGTGATCCTTGGCCAGGATCCATATCACGGTCCTAACCAAGCTCATGGATTGTGCTTCAGTGTGAAGAGACCAGTGCCTCCTCCCCCCAG CTTGGAGAACATGTTCAAAGAGCTGAGCTCTGACATCAAAGGCTTCCAGCACCCGGGACATGGAGATCTGACTGGATGGGCCCAACAAG GAGTGCTGTTGCTCAACGCTGTGCTGACTGTCCGAGCGCACCAGGCCAACTCCCACAAAGACCGAGGCTGGGAGGCATTCACTGACGTTGTGGTGCAGTGGCTCAGCAAAAACCTGGAGGGCCTCATCTTCATGCTGTGGGGATCATATGCTCAGAAGAAAGGAGCTGCTATAGACAGG AAACGTCACCACGTCTTGCAGGCTGTTCATCCGTCTCCCCTGTCTGCTCATCGGGGGTTTTTTGGGTGCAGACACTTCTCAAAGGCCAACGAGCTGCTACAAAAATCTGGAAAGTCTCCCATTGActggaaagcactttga
- the alkbh2 gene encoding DNA oxidative demethylase ALKBH2, which translates to MEKFVIQDRNKRRCTSDTPAGSPRKKIKQERDEKIKEEDSEDDEDAAFAEFSNPVPWQKIEAEGLDCDYALLFSKEEADCLFTQLEEEVVYATGEESKVQVYGKVYNIPRKQATYGDAGLTYTYSGVRRIACPWTPTLEYIRDTVTKTTGQTFNFVLVNRYKDGQDHMGEHRDDEKELDPGCPIASVSLGAARDFFFKHRDSRGKQSRRQIEPVKLELAHGSLLLMNPPTNTFWYHSLPVRKKILLPRINLTFRRILLDSKRETKPKPGVS; encoded by the exons ATGGAAAAGTTTGTGATTCAGGATCGGAACAAACGTCGCTGCACCAGTGACACTCCAGCAGGAAGTCCGAGAAAAAAGATTAAACAGGAAAGAGACGAGAAAATAAAGGAGGAAGACTctgaagatgatgaggatgcaGCCTTTGCAGAGTTCTCCAATCCTGTTCCCTGGCAAAAAATAGAAGCAGAGGGACTAGACTGTGATTATGCACTGCTTTTCTCTAAAGAGGAGGCAGACTGCCTTTTTacacagctggaggaggaggtggtgtatgcAACAG GTGAAGAGTCAAAGGTCCAGGTGTATGGAAAGGTGTACAACATACCGAGAAAGCAGGCCACGTATGGAGACGCAGGCCTAACGTACACTTATTCTGGGGTGAGGCGTATAGCCTGCCCATGGACTCCAACTTTGGAATACATTCGAGACACTGTCACTAAAACGACAGGACAGACATTCAACTTTGTCTTGGTCAACAG GTACAAAGATGGGCAAGATCACATGGGCGAGCACCGTGACGACGAGAAGGAGCTGGACCCCGGCTGTCCCATCGCGTCGGTCTCTCTGGGAGCAGCGCGGGACTTCTTCTTCAAACACAGAGACTCGCGAGGAAAGCAGAGCCGCCGACAAATTGAACCTGTGAAGCTGGAGCTCGCTCACGGAAGCCTGCTCCTCATGAACCCGCCGACCAACACCTTCTGGTACCACAGCCTCCCTGTCCGCAAGAAGATCCTCCTGCCTCGCATTAACCTCACATTCAGGCGCATTCTGCTGGACAGCAAGCGTGAGACCAAGCCAAAGCCGGGTGTAAGTTAG
- the usp30 gene encoding ubiquitin carboxyl-terminal hydrolase 30 isoform X2: protein MIKNWGVIGGIAAAIAAGVYVLWGPITERKKRKRGMAPGLLNLGNTCFLNSLLQGLAACPSFIRWLEKFAALPSIQSCKDNQLSTTLLQLLKALSSEEPGEDDVLDAGCLLDVLRLYRWHISSFEEQDAHELFHVLTSSLEEERDRQPKVTNLFDMHSLESLPDQDEKTMTCRSRAPLHPIPSPWKFQHPFHGRLTSNMFCKRCELQSPVRYDSFDSLSLSIPLPQWGRPISLDQCLQHFISSETIKEVECENCTKLQQATTINGPVVESQRTTFVKQLKLGKLPQCLCIHLQRLTWSSEGTPIKRQEHVQFAEYLSMDHYKHNTSTQRSQRLRCTAKSIKAESRDDSVEKPSANGSDSEHHNNNKPFSNGTCSSVLLHTSGVNPQLSLAYDYSSTEYLFQLTAVLVHHGDMHSGHFVTYRRSPSSSRSSSPFSCQWLWMSDDSVRKASLHEVLSSNAYMLFYERVRRLGLSLQSEQ from the exons aagaaaagaaagagag GTATGGCACCAGGTCTTTTAAACTTGGGGAACACCTGCTTTCTGAACTCGTTACTTCAGGGCTTAGCAGCATGTCCGTCATTCATCAGGTGGCTGGAGAAGTTTGCAGCTCTGCCTTCAATCCAGTCCTGCAAAGACAACCAGCTATCCACGACACTGCTCCAGCTTCTCAAAG CGCTATCCAGTGAAGAGCCAGGTGAGGATGATGTTCTTGATGCTGGATGTCTCCTGGATGTCCTCAGACTGTACAGATGGCACATCAGCTCATTTGAAGAGCAG GATGCACATGAGCTGTTTCATGTCCTTACATCTTCTCTGGAAGAGGAGCGAGATCGTCAGCCCAAAGTCACAAATCTGTTTGATATGCACTCCCTTGAG AGTCTCCCAGATCAAGATGAGAAAACTATGACATGCAGAAGTCGAG CTCCCCTTCATCCAATACCAAGTCCGTGGAAGTTTCAGCATCCGTTTCATGGCCGGTTAACAAGCAACATGTTCTGCAAGCGCTGCGAGCTACAg AGTCCAGTGCGGTACGACTCGTTTGATAGTCTTTCCCTGTCCATTCCTTTACCTCAGTGG GGGCGGCCAATCTCTCTAGATCAGTGTCTTCAGCACTTTATCTCTTCGGAAACCATCAAAGAAGTGGAGTGTGAAAACTGCACCAAG CTTCAACAAGCAACCACAATAAATGGACCAGTTGTAGAAAGCCAAAGGACAACATTTGTTAAACAGCTAAAACTGGGGAAG CTCCCCCAGTGCCTTTGCATCCATTTGCAAAGATTGACGTGGTCGAGTGAAGGAACCCCCATCAAACGACAGGAGCATGTGCAGTTTGCAGAGTATCTATCAATGGACCATTACAAACACAACACTTCCACACAGAGGAGTCAGCGGCTCAGATGCACTGCAAAATCCATAAAGGCTGAAAGCAGAGATGATTCAGTAGAAAAACCCTCTGCCAATGGCTCCG ATTCAGAGcatcataacaacaacaaacctttTTCTAATGGAACTTGTTCATCGGTCCTCCTTCACACTTCTGGTGTGAACCCACAGCTCAGCCTCGCATATGACTACAG TTCTACAGAGTACCTTTTCCAGCTCACGGCGGTGCTGGTTCACCACGGTGACATGCACTCAGGACATTTCGTCACCTACCGCCGCAGTCCCTCCTCATCTCGCAGCTCTTCGCCCTTCAGCTGCCAGTGGCTGTGGATGTCAGACGATTCGGTACGCAAAGCCAGCCTGCACGAGGTGCTGTCTTCCAACGCTTACATGCTCTTTTACGAGAGAGTTCGAAGGCTTGGCCTCTCTCTGCAGTCAGAGCAGTAA